Proteins from a genomic interval of Rosa chinensis cultivar Old Blush chromosome 2, RchiOBHm-V2, whole genome shotgun sequence:
- the LOC112188500 gene encoding enhancer of polycomb homolog 1: MSRLSFRPRPLDIHKRLPVVKSFKDFEDDEAAPTSTRNSQLLRLSAVDSSSASATEIEVHPPPAKKLAPEIPTPQFVVVDTYERDYSRTFAQPNSYLRARGARAELGEFVEYDLDNEDEDWLEEFNGEEEILPAEKLESLIFKLEVLDHKARERAGVITPTLASPIPVLLQLDVATEALHGQPLRYAVIRSVYEYWRDKRERWQKPILRRLQPPPPVNDTNPYNVFRPREKTHRLHTRRMQRRENNVQSFEKLRQVRRNLDQAKTIVEALIKREEKKRAVMEAEVELQVNQMKYKHETLLLEDSLVLPGFPPMSSKFVSSEEENVDSDDFENSRPRTRPSALPNPPLPDPNLITGTMKQDFRRRHAPQGWLHKMDPLEPVLLFTKPLVPEKLAAAGIVPPSDSSTKNGVTTAPFKFRGRIGRGGRLIFDRWNPLMHTPIDFGNSYYIPPKPRPTTYN, from the exons ATGAGTAGGCTCTCATTCAGGCCTCGGCCCCTCGACATCCACAAGAGGCTCCCCGTCGTCAAGTCTTTCAAGGACTTCGAAGACGATGAAGCCGCCCCCACCTCCACCCGCAATTCTCAGCTCCTCCGCCTCTCCGCCGTCGACTCCTCCTCGGCCTCCGCCACCGAAATCGAGGTCCACCCTCCCCCCGCCAAGAAGCTAGCCCCTGAAATCCCGACTCCtcagtttgttgttgttgatacTTATGAGAGAGACTACTCTCGCACTTTTGCCCAACCCAATTCCTATCTCCGCGCCAGAGGAG CCCGGGCCGAGCTCGGAGAGTTTGTGGAGTATGATTTAGATAATGAGGATGAGGATTGGCTTGAAGAGTTCAATGGTGAGGAGGAAATTCTTCCTGCCGAAAA GCTTGAGAGTCTTATTTTCAAGCTGGAGGTTTTGGATCATAAGGCTCGGGAGAGAGCAGGAGTTATAACCCCTACTCTTGCTTCACCTATCCCTGTACTTCTACAACTTGATGTTGCTACTGAG GCTCTACATGGTCAGCCCCTCAGATATGCTGTCATCCGGTCTGTTTATGAGTATTGGAGAGATAAG CGTGAAAGATGGCAGAAGCCTATCTTGCGACGTTTGCAG CCTCCTCCACCGGTTAATGATACCAACCCATACAATGTCTTCAGGCCAAGGGAGAAAACCCACAGACTGCACACGAGAAGG ATGCAAAGAAGGGAAAACAATGTGCAATCATTTGAAAAGCTTCGCCAG GTTAGGCGCAACCTGGACCAAGCCAAGACCATTGTGGAGGCTTTAATCAAG agagaagaaaaaaagagagcagTCATGGAGGCCGAAGTGGAGCTTCAAGTAAATCAAATGAAGTACAAG CATGAGACACTGCTCCTGGAAGATAGTTTAGTCCTTCCTGGTTTTCCACCCATGTCTTCCAAGTTTGTTTCAAGTGAGGAGGAAAATGTTGATTCAGATGACTTTGAAAACAGTCGGCCTCGTACACGACCTTCTGCACTGCCTAATCCGCCTTTACCAGACCCCAACTTGATCACAGGAACCATGAAGCAAGATTTCAGGCGTCGGCATGCACCTCAAGGGTGGCTTCATAAAATG GATCCCCTCGAGCCAGTTTTGTTATTTACAAAACCCTTAGTTCCAGAGAAGTTGGCAGCTGCAGGCATTGTACCACCATCAGATTCTTCAACGAAAAATGGAGTAACCACAGCACCTTTTAAGTTCCGCGGAAGAATTGGCCGAGGGGGCCGATTAATATTTGATAGATGGAACCCATTGATGCACACTCCAATCGACTTTGGGAATTCATATTATATACCTCCTAAACCTCGACCAACAACATATAATTGA